From the genome of Anopheles moucheti chromosome 3, idAnoMoucSN_F20_07, whole genome shotgun sequence, one region includes:
- the LOC128300293 gene encoding POU domain protein CF1A isoform X1, whose protein sequence is MAATAYISPGAELDMALGGSGGGGGGGGGGYHHTSSPRSAADANEMKYMHHHHHHHHQSAAAAAAVAAAATHHHAAGLTVPSSPSPNPAGLGSVTGGLGATPWGALPASDPWSIHVAHSHPAHSHPHAHPHPADVKQEMHLSQQARQQAGGGPGGGGGGGGGGGGGGGGGGGGMTSPHGWHAPVHAGAHYATGTGSPLQYHAAMNGMLHHPASHHHHPAHHQSAAAATPSLHPSLRGESPQLHLPPHHHHHHHHHHLQGDRDVSAGEEDTPTSDDLEAFAKQFKQRRIKLGFTQADVGLALGTLYGNVFSQTTICRFEALQLSFKNMCKLKPLLQKWLEEADSTTGSPTSIDKIAAQGRKRKKRTSIEVSVKGALEQHFHKQPKPSAQEISTLADSLQLEKEVVRVWFCNRRQKEKRMTPPNTMGGDMMDGMPPGHMGHGGHHGGHGGYHPHHDMHGSPMGAHSHSHSPPMLSPQGMGATVGGHHQLAAH, encoded by the coding sequence ATGGCCGCCACCGCCTACATCTCGCCCGGCGCCGAGCTGGACATGGCGCTGGGCGGtagcggtggcggtggtggaggagggGGCGGCGGTTACCATCATACCTCCTCGCCGCGCAGTGCGGCCGATGCGAACGAGATGAAGTACatgcatcaccatcaccatcaccaccatcagtCGGCTGCGGCCGCTGCGGCGGTGGCGGCCGCCGCCACCCACCACCATGCGGCCGGGTTGACCGTACCGTCGAGCCCATCGCCGAACCCGGCCGGTCTTGGGTCGGTGACGGGCGGGCTGGGTGCGACACCCTGGGGCGCCCTGCCCGCCAGCGATCCCTGGTCGATTCATGTCGCCCACTCGCATCCCGCCCATTCGCACCCGCACGCTCATCCACACCCGGCGGACGTCAAGCAGGAGATGCACCTGAGCCAACAGGCCCGCCAACAGGCCGGCGGTGGTCCCGGCggcggaggaggaggaggaggaggaggcggtggcggaggaggaggtggtggcggtgggaTGACGTCGCCGCACGGGTGGCATGCGCCGGTGCATGCCGGCGCACACTATGCCACCGGTACCGGGTCACCGCTGCAGTACCATGCGGCCATGAACGGTATGCTGCACCATCCGGcctcccatcatcatcatcccgcgCATCACCAAAGTGCGGCGGCCGCCACGCCGTCGTTGCATCCCTCGCTGAGGGGTGAATCGCCCCAGCTGCATCTGCCgccccatcaccaccaccaccatcaccatcatcacctgCAGGGCGACCGGGACGTGAGTGCGGGCGAGGAGGACACACCGACGTCGGACGATCTGGAAGCGTTCGCGAAACAGTTCAAACAGCGCCGGATCAAGCTCGGCTTCACGCAGGCGGATGTGGGGCTGGCGCTCGGCACGCTGTACGGCAACGTGTTCTCGCAGACGACGATCTGCCGGTTCGAGGCGCTACAGCTGAGCTTCAAGAACATGTGCAAGCTGAAGCCGCTGCTGCAGAAGTGGCTGGAGGAGGCGGACTCGACGACCGGTTCGCCGACCAGCAtcgacaagatagcggcccaGGGCCGGAAGCGGAAAAAGCGCACCAGCATCGAGGTGTCGGTGAAGGGTGCGCTCGAGCAGCACTTCCACAAGCAGCCGAAACCGTCGGCACAGGAGATCTCGACGCTGGCGGACAGCTTGCAGCTGGAGAAGGAGGTGGTGCGGGTGTGGTTCTGCAACCGGCGGCAGAAGGAGAAGCGCATGACGCCACCGAACACGATGGGCGGCGACATGATGGACGGTATGCCGCCCGGTCATATGGGGCACGGTGGGCACCACGGGGGCCACGGTGGGTACCATCCGCACCACGACATGCACGGCAGCCCGATGGGTGCGCACAGTCACAGCCACAGCCCGCCGATGCTGAGCCCGCAGGGTATGGGCGCGACCGTCGGGGGCCACCATCAGCTGGCGGCCCACTAG
- the LOC128300293 gene encoding POU domain protein CF1A isoform X2 codes for MAATAYISPGAELDMALGGSGGGGGGGGGGYHHTSSPRSAADANEMKYMHHHHHHHHQSAAAAAAVAAAATHHHAAGLTVPSSPSPNPAGLGSVTGGLGATPWGALPASDPWSIHVAHSHPAHSHPHAHPHPADVKQEMHLSQQARGGGGMTSPHGWHAPVHAGAHYATGTGSPLQYHAAMNGMLHHPASHHHHPAHHQSAAAATPSLHPSLRGESPQLHLPPHHHHHHHHHHLQGDRDVSAGEEDTPTSDDLEAFAKQFKQRRIKLGFTQADVGLALGTLYGNVFSQTTICRFEALQLSFKNMCKLKPLLQKWLEEADSTTGSPTSIDKIAAQGRKRKKRTSIEVSVKGALEQHFHKQPKPSAQEISTLADSLQLEKEVVRVWFCNRRQKEKRMTPPNTMGGDMMDGMPPGHMGHGGHHGGHGGYHPHHDMHGSPMGAHSHSHSPPMLSPQGMGATVGGHHQLAAH; via the exons ATGGCCGCCACCGCCTACATCTCGCCCGGCGCCGAGCTGGACATGGCGCTGGGCGGtagcggtggcggtggtggaggagggGGCGGCGGTTACCATCATACCTCCTCGCCGCGCAGTGCGGCCGATGCGAACGAGATGAAGTACatgcatcaccatcaccatcaccaccatcagtCGGCTGCGGCCGCTGCGGCGGTGGCGGCCGCCGCCACCCACCACCATGCGGCCGGGTTGACCGTACCGTCGAGCCCATCGCCGAACCCGGCCGGTCTTGGGTCGGTGACGGGCGGGCTGGGTGCGACACCCTGGGGCGCCCTGCCCGCCAGCGATCCCTGGTCGATTCATGTCGCCCACTCGCATCCCGCCCATTCGCACCCGCACGCTCATCCACACCCGGCGGACGTCAAGCAGGAGATGCACCTGAGCCAACAGGCCC gtggtggcggtgggaTGACGTCGCCGCACGGGTGGCATGCGCCGGTGCATGCCGGCGCACACTATGCCACCGGTACCGGGTCACCGCTGCAGTACCATGCGGCCATGAACGGTATGCTGCACCATCCGGcctcccatcatcatcatcccgcgCATCACCAAAGTGCGGCGGCCGCCACGCCGTCGTTGCATCCCTCGCTGAGGGGTGAATCGCCCCAGCTGCATCTGCCgccccatcaccaccaccaccatcaccatcatcacctgCAGGGCGACCGGGACGTGAGTGCGGGCGAGGAGGACACACCGACGTCGGACGATCTGGAAGCGTTCGCGAAACAGTTCAAACAGCGCCGGATCAAGCTCGGCTTCACGCAGGCGGATGTGGGGCTGGCGCTCGGCACGCTGTACGGCAACGTGTTCTCGCAGACGACGATCTGCCGGTTCGAGGCGCTACAGCTGAGCTTCAAGAACATGTGCAAGCTGAAGCCGCTGCTGCAGAAGTGGCTGGAGGAGGCGGACTCGACGACCGGTTCGCCGACCAGCAtcgacaagatagcggcccaGGGCCGGAAGCGGAAAAAGCGCACCAGCATCGAGGTGTCGGTGAAGGGTGCGCTCGAGCAGCACTTCCACAAGCAGCCGAAACCGTCGGCACAGGAGATCTCGACGCTGGCGGACAGCTTGCAGCTGGAGAAGGAGGTGGTGCGGGTGTGGTTCTGCAACCGGCGGCAGAAGGAGAAGCGCATGACGCCACCGAACACGATGGGCGGCGACATGATGGACGGTATGCCGCCCGGTCATATGGGGCACGGTGGGCACCACGGGGGCCACGGTGGGTACCATCCGCACCACGACATGCACGGCAGCCCGATGGGTGCGCACAGTCACAGCCACAGCCCGCCGATGCTGAGCCCGCAGGGTATGGGCGCGACCGTCGGGGGCCACCATCAGCTGGCGGCCCACTAG
- the LOC128300295 gene encoding uncharacterized protein LOC128300295 yields the protein MVGGHGMYGSASAGGAGGAGEASSTQVSLSSASPPASSGSSAAPGPTTSGTGHGEGAGPQPPSQSSSVPATSSSSPAPTSSSSSASSTLAAQMYIDHQRSQQHQQQQQQQQQQQQQQQQQQQQHQQQQQQHAQAHHQQQLHTRRLLQEWTLQFGPTGTATGARYI from the coding sequence ATGGTCGGTGGCCACGGTATGTACGGGTCGGCGTCGGCAGGAGGAGCGGGCGGAGCGGGCGAGGCTAGCAGCACGCAAGTGTCCCTTTCGTCCGCGTCGCCACCGGCCTCGTCCGGGTCGTCGGCCGCCCCCGGCCCGACCACATCCGGCACGGGGCACGGTGAGGGAGCTGGCCCGCAGCCACCATCACAGTCGTCCTCCGTACCGGCAACGTCGTCGTCTTCACCTGCGCCCACGAGTTCGTCATCGTCTGCTTCGTCAACGCTGGCCGCACAAATGTACATAGACCATCAGCGCagccagcagcatcagcagcaacagcagcagcagcaacagcagcagcagcaacaacagcagcagcagcagcagcatcagcagcagcagcagcaacatgcTCAAGctcatcaccagcagcagctgcacacGAGACGACTCTTGCAGGAATGGACTCTGCAGTTCGGACCAACCGGAACAGCAACTGGTGCACGTTACATTTAG